A genomic segment from Oscillospiraceae bacterium encodes:
- a CDS encoding DUF2461 domain-containing protein produces MITPKALDFLFENRLKDSKQWFEAHKGQYRELVVEPLIELSRKLSDTMLEIDTRIIVEPKKTISRIYRDIRFSRDKTLYRDVMWLVFMRDKKLYNGLPGYFFEFSPRGFRYGCGYYQASNESLNQIRSLILSGDKSFKKALKTYESQDVFSLEGDKYKRSRYPEAPENVKDWLERKNFCFIHNSKDFELLFSKDLADTLKKDFLLIEPIYEFLSKAQGKTGE; encoded by the coding sequence ATGATTACTCCAAAAGCATTGGATTTTTTATTTGAAAACAGATTAAAGGACTCTAAACAATGGTTTGAAGCTCACAAGGGTCAATACCGTGAGCTTGTAGTTGAGCCTCTTATTGAGCTTTCTCGTAAGCTTTCCGACACTATGCTTGAAATTGACACAAGAATTATCGTAGAGCCTAAGAAAACTATTTCAAGAATATACAGGGATATTCGTTTTTCAAGAGATAAAACTCTTTACCGAGATGTTATGTGGCTTGTCTTTATGAGAGATAAAAAGCTGTATAACGGCTTGCCCGGCTATTTTTTTGAGTTTTCTCCCAGAGGCTTCAGATACGGCTGCGGCTATTATCAGGCTTCAAACGAGTCTTTAAACCAGATAAGAAGCTTGATTTTGTCGGGAGACAAAAGCTTTAAAAAAGCCTTAAAAACCTATGAAAGCCAAGATGTCTTTTCTCTTGAGGGTGATAAATACAAAAGAAGCCGTTATCCCGAAGCACCCGAAAATGTCAAGGACTGGCTTGAGCGAAAAAACTTTTGCTTTATTCATAACAGCAAGGATTTTGAGCTTCTCTTTTCAAAGGATTTAGCCGATACCTTGAAAAAGGATTTTTTACTCATTGAGCCGATATATGAATTTTTGTCCAAGGCGCAAGGAAAGACAGGAGAATAA
- a CDS encoding DNA metabolism protein, with translation MNFTDKNIIYLYDGSYQGFLSCIFNCFLKKEKPLNIVCADSCEPTFFEQIFIETDTQKSERVEKGLRLKGTYSALIMLRQGFDCCINQKEMLLLDFIILVFEKGRDVISMLSEKTVSALNKAIKALTNEAHHLKGFVRFSVYENALIAVIEPKNFVLPYLAPHFCDRYVNEHFFIYDKTHNAALVYGNSKAEIIKIDSFHEYNYDSEEKKYQRLWKTFYNTISIKERENPKLRISHMPKRFWGNITEMKEDIDNPLFLE, from the coding sequence ATGAACTTTACAGATAAAAATATAATATATTTATACGACGGCTCGTATCAGGGCTTTTTAAGCTGTATTTTCAACTGCTTTTTAAAAAAGGAAAAACCTTTGAATATCGTGTGCGCTGACAGCTGTGAGCCAACTTTTTTTGAGCAGATTTTTATTGAAACAGACACTCAAAAAAGTGAGCGTGTGGAAAAAGGGCTTCGTCTTAAAGGTACTTACAGCGCATTGATTATGTTAAGACAGGGCTTTGACTGCTGTATAAATCAAAAAGAAATGCTTCTTCTTGATTTTATTATTTTAGTATTTGAAAAGGGCAGAGATGTTATCTCTATGCTGTCTGAAAAAACTGTAAGCGCTTTAAATAAAGCCATTAAAGCTCTTACAAACGAAGCGCATCACTTAAAAGGCTTTGTTCGTTTTTCTGTTTACGAAAACGCTCTTATAGCTGTTATAGAGCCTAAAAATTTTGTGCTTCCATATCTTGCGCCGCATTTTTGCGACCGCTATGTAAATGAGCACTTTTTTATATACGATAAAACTCACAATGCCGCTCTTGTATACGGAAATTCAAAAGCGGAAATTATAAAGATAGACAGCTTTCACGAATACAATTACGACAGCGAGGAAAAGAAATATCAAAGGCTGTGGAAAACCTTTTATAACACCATAAGCATAAAGGAAAGAGAAAATCCAAAGCTGCGTATAAGCCATATGCCAAAGCGCTTCTGGGGAAACATTACGGAAATGAAAGAGGACATTGACAATCCCTTGTTTTTGGAATAA